The following proteins are co-located in the Fusobacteria bacterium ZRK30 genome:
- a CDS encoding threonine/serine exporter family protein → MFVQTLIAILATLGFGIIFNIRGKNLVFSALVGGISWFTYLLCVKYNTSLIFSYFAPSVVLTVCSEILARFLKTPVTSILISGLIPLVPGSGIYYTMFYILEKDMEKAVFKGVETMFAAGALSFGIVVVSSLVRILKTGQKNRYSRNIS, encoded by the coding sequence ATGTTTGTACAAACTTTGATCGCTATTTTAGCGACTTTAGGATTCGGTATTATATTTAATATTCGTGGGAAAAATTTGGTTTTTTCCGCCCTGGTAGGAGGCATAAGCTGGTTCACTTACTTACTCTGTGTTAAATACAATACTTCTTTGATTTTTTCTTATTTTGCACCATCTGTTGTTTTAACTGTATGCTCGGAGATTTTAGCCAGATTTTTAAAAACCCCGGTTACATCTATCCTAATCAGCGGATTGATACCACTAGTTCCCGGAAGCGGTATATATTACACCATGTTTTATATATTAGAAAAAGATATGGAAAAAGCAGTCTTTAAAGGTGTCGAAACTATGTTTGCAGCAGGAGCTCTTTCTTTTGGGATAGTAGTTGTTTCATCTCTTGTAAGGATCCTTAAGACCGGACAAAAAAACAGGTATTCAAGAAATATATCGTAA
- a CDS encoding dicarboxylate/amino acid:cation symporter — protein MKKMKKISNSTMILIAMVLGIIAGAFLGEKGVIFAPMGNIFISLIKMLVIPLVFFSIISGAAALGKTKSAGKVGVFTIVYYLGTSAISVVLGLLAGNIFKPGLGVKVPASLMTDATTYAENSNVAGFWDTIQGIIPGNPFESLVSGNILQILFFALFFGIALSTMDEKKQKPVTDILDTVNDGMIWMIKKVLVIAPLGVFGLMTNSIALFGMDIMVLVLKLLAVFSGTLGIIHFVVIPMLVKVLGGMNPLTFLKGMKETQILAFASASSMATLPINKQECEDLGVKQEVTSFVLPLGATINMNGNAMLYALTAVFFAQMFGIELGMTQYIAIILTSVLGAIGTAGVPGPALLVVAVLVAAGIPVTALPLIFGVDRLFDMMRTSTNVLGDASCAIIVEKMIIEESAKEPVLKKA, from the coding sequence ATGAAAAAGATGAAAAAAATAAGTAACAGTACAATGATATTGATAGCGATGGTTCTGGGTATCATAGCAGGAGCATTTTTAGGAGAAAAAGGTGTGATCTTTGCACCAATGGGAAATATTTTTATCAGTTTGATCAAGATGCTGGTTATACCTTTGGTATTTTTCAGTATTATCTCTGGGGCAGCAGCACTGGGAAAAACTAAATCAGCAGGGAAAGTTGGAGTATTTACAATAGTTTATTATTTAGGTACATCAGCAATATCTGTTGTATTGGGATTGTTGGCAGGAAATATCTTTAAACCAGGTTTAGGTGTAAAGGTTCCGGCTTCATTGATGACAGATGCCACTACATATGCAGAAAATTCTAATGTAGCCGGGTTTTGGGATACAATTCAGGGGATTATCCCTGGAAATCCGTTTGAATCATTGGTAAGTGGGAATATCTTGCAGATATTATTCTTTGCACTATTCTTCGGAATAGCGTTGTCTACAATGGATGAGAAAAAACAAAAACCAGTAACGGATATTTTGGATACTGTAAATGATGGAATGATCTGGATGATAAAAAAAGTGTTGGTCATTGCACCACTAGGAGTATTTGGATTGATGACTAATTCAATTGCGTTATTTGGTATGGATATAATGGTATTAGTTCTTAAGTTATTGGCTGTTTTCAGTGGAACGTTGGGAATAATTCACTTTGTTGTGATTCCTATGTTGGTAAAAGTGTTAGGTGGAATGAATCCGCTGACTTTCTTAAAAGGAATGAAAGAAACTCAGATATTGGCATTTGCTTCTGCTTCATCTATGGCTACGCTGCCTATAAACAAACAGGAATGTGAAGATTTAGGCGTGAAACAAGAGGTGACGTCATTTGTATTACCACTAGGAGCTACAATTAATATGAATGGAAATGCTATGTTATATGCATTGACAGCAGTATTCTTTGCTCAAATGTTTGGGATAGAGTTGGGGATGACTCAATATATAGCAATAATTTTAACTTCTGTATTGGGAGCAATTGGAACTGCAGGAGTTCCAGGACCGGCATTATTGGTAGTAGCGGTATTGGTAGCAGCAGGAATTCCAGTAACAGCTTTACCGCTTATCTTTGGAGTAGATAGGTTGTTTGATATGATGAGAACTTCTACAAATGTATTAGGAGATGCTTCTTGTGCTATAATCGTAGAAAAGATGAT
- a CDS encoding threonine/serine exporter family protein, which yields MTLNKILKIASYAGKLVLENGGETYRAEDIVTRISDTHNATADCFATLSGIIVSVTRDDVTVSNVIRIKSRTVNLEKVHQINDLARDTKNYNCDEFMEKLKAVDKVPRYSKFLNFIFHCTTAASFALIFGGNTQDFIGTLPIGGAIYLLSYSFSKYELNGIFVNTLGGALSAFMAHYLHMIHLIDNTDKAVIGSLMLLVPGLALTNGIRDIIAGDYMTGMARGAEALLVATSLAVGTGVAIGYIMTGGTF from the coding sequence ATGACACTAAATAAAATACTTAAAATAGCTTCCTATGCAGGAAAATTGGTCTTAGAAAATGGTGGTGAAACCTATAGAGCTGAAGATATAGTAACCCGGATCTCCGATACCCATAACGCTACTGCCGATTGTTTTGCAACCCTGAGCGGTATCATAGTATCAGTCACTAGGGACGATGTAACTGTTTCAAATGTTATCCGTATAAAATCCAGGACGGTAAATTTAGAGAAGGTCCATCAAATAAATGACCTTGCCAGAGACACGAAAAACTATAACTGCGATGAATTCATGGAAAAATTAAAGGCTGTGGACAAAGTTCCTAGATATTCTAAATTCCTTAACTTTATCTTTCATTGTACAACAGCCGCTTCTTTTGCACTGATTTTTGGAGGGAATACCCAGGATTTTATAGGGACACTCCCCATTGGAGGAGCCATCTACCTTCTTTCTTACTCTTTCAGTAAGTATGAATTAAACGGAATATTTGTAAATACATTAGGAGGAGCCCTCAGCGCTTTTATGGCTCACTACCTTCATATGATCCACCTGATAGACAACACAGATAAAGCTGTTATCGGTTCTCTGATGTTATTAGTTCCAGGACTTGCATTGACCAATGGGATCAGAGATATTATTGCAGGAGATTATATGACAGGGATGGCTCGTGGAGCAGAAGCTCTCCTTGTGGCTACTTCTTTAGCTGTAGGAACAGGTGTTGCTATAGGATACATTATGACAGGAGGTACTTTTTAG